In one Diabrotica virgifera virgifera chromosome 7, PGI_DIABVI_V3a genomic region, the following are encoded:
- the LOC114329116 gene encoding uncharacterized protein LOC114329116, which yields MKGYILALVLLLFNVINALSYPDPIVKLLRKRRSQISENWGDDSPSILLQPTYDSEHNIADYLLHLSKQSRLLESPLPVAGDNYYHEDNRLLQYKPPPFLPSYKLSGQNYNILPYRDFYSSFSHSEQSSSLQSSFLYDDKYNRLLNRFNPFQPSDGLYGKNKLPFLSSDLLNDYNLLPYRHYDPYFIYSKQSPAFLPFFVNVDKYNRFPNRFNPFQPSDGLYGKNKLPFLSSDLLNEYLCILLYGKNKVPFLSSDHLNDYNLLPYRHYDAYFTYSKQSPAFLPFFVNVDKYNRFPDQFNPFQPSDGLYGKNKVPFLSSDLLNDYNLLPYRHYDPYFIYSKQSPAFLPFFVNVDKYNRFPNRFNSFQPSDGLYGKNKVPFLSSDLLNDYNLLPYRHYDPYLIYSRQSPAFLPFFVNVDKYNRFPNRFNPFQPSDGLYGKNKVLFLSSDLLNDYNLLPYRHYDPYFIYSKQYPAFLPFFVNVDKYNRFPNRFNPFQPSDGLYGKNKVPFLSSDLLNDYNLLPYRHYDPYLIYSRQSPAFLPFFVNVDKYNRFPNRFNPFQPSDGLYGKNKVPFLSSDLLNDYNLLPYRHYDPYLIYSRQSPAFLPFFVNVDKYNRFPNRFNPFQPSDGLYGKSKVPFLSSDLLNDYNLLPYRHYDPYFIYSKQSPAFLPFFVNVDKYNRFPNRFNPFQPSDGLYGKNKVPFLSSDLLNGYNLLPYRHYDPYFIYSKQSPAFLPFFVNVDKYNRFPNRFNPFQPSDGLYGKNKVPVLSSDLLNDYNLLPYRHYDPYLIYSRKSPAFLPFFVNVDKYNRFPNRFNPFQPSDGLYGKNTVPFLSSDLLNDYNLLPYRHYDPYLIYSRQSPAFLPFFVNVDKYNRFPNRFKPFQPSDGLYGKNKVLFLSSDLLYDYNLFPYPCFFDSKQPLLLPPYFLDDYKYDVSPKQLHPLLPSYKWPGENKTPFLSSDIIGSDDLPQFRDGFLLPAPYDNEYSILSKQSSRWYRSEYSGSQFRSPFLKDQL from the coding sequence ttGCTGTTTAATGTGATCAATGCCTTATCATATCCGGATCCTATCGTCAAATTACTCAGAAAACGCAGAAGCCAGATTTCAGAAAACTGGGGAGACGATTCACCCTCAATTCTGTTGCAACCAACTTATGATAGTGAACATAATATTGCAGATTATCTCCTTCACCTTTCTAAACAATCCCGTTTATTAGAATCTCCTCTTCCTGTTGCTGGTGATAATTATTATCATGAAGATAATCGTCTTCTCCAGTATAAACCTCCCCCCTTTCTACCTAGCTACAAATTGTCAGGACAAAATTATAACATCTTGCCATATCGAGACTTCTATTCTTCCTTCTCCCATTCTGAACAATCTTCTTCACTGCAATCTTCTTTTCTGTACGATGATAAATATAATCGCTTACTTAATCGATTCAACCCATTTCAACCCAGCGACGGATTGTATGGTAAAAATAAATTACCCTTTCTAAGCTCAGATCTTCTTAATGATTATAACCTTTTGCCATATCGACACTATGATCCTTACTTTATCTATTCTAAACAATCCCCTGCATTTCTGCCTTTTTTCGTCAACGTTGATAAATACAATCGCTTCCCTAATCGATTCAACCCATTTCAACCCAGCGACGGATTGTATGGTAAAAATAAATTACCCTTTCTAAGCTCAGATCTTCTTAATGAATATCTCTGCATTCTCCTGTATGGAAAAAATAAAGTACCCTTTCTAAGCTCAGATCATCTTAATGATTATAACCTTTTGCCATATCGACACTATGATGCTTACTTTACCTATTCTAAACAATCTCCTGCATTTCTGCCTTTTTTCGTCAACGTTGATAAATATAATCGCTTCCCTGACCAATTCAACCCATTTCAACCCAGCGACGGATTGTATGGAAAAAATAAAGTACCCTTTCTAAGCTCAGATCTTCTTAATGATTATAACCTTTTGCCATATCGACACTATGATCCTTACTTTATCTATTCTAAACAATCTCCGGCATTTCTGCCGTTTTTCGTCAACGTCGATAAATACAATCGCTTCCCTAATCGATTCAACTCATTTCAACCCAGCGACGGATTGTATGGAAAAAATAAAGTACCCTTTTTAAGCTCAGATCTTCTTAATGATTATAACCTTTTGCCATATCGACACTATGATCCTTACCTTATCTATTCTAGACAATCTCCTGCATTTCTGCCTTTTTTCGTCAACGTTGATAAATACAATCGCTTCCCTAATCGATTCAACCCATTTCAACCCAGCGACGGATTGTATGGAAAAAATAAAGTACTCTTTCTAAGCTCAGATCTTCTTAATGATTATAACCTTTTGCCATATCGACACTATGATCCTTACTTTATCTATTCTAAACAATATCCGGCATTTCTGCCGTTTTTCGTCAACGTCGATAAATACAATCGCTTCCCTAATCGATTCAACCCATTTCAACCCAGCGACGGATTGTATGGAAAAAATAAAGTACCCTTTCTAAGCTCAGATCTTCTTAATGATTATAACCTTTTGCCATATCGACACTATGATCCTTACCTTATCTATTCTAGACAATCTCCTGCATTTCTGCCTTTTTTCGTCAACGTTGATAAATACAATCGCTTCCCTAATCGATTCAACCCATTTCAACCCAGCGACGGATTGTATGGAAAAAATAAAGTACCCTTTCTAAGCTCAGATCTTCTTAATGATTATAACCTTTTGCCATATCGACACTATGATCCTTACCTTATCTATTCTAGACAATCTCCTGCATTTCTGCCTTTTTTCGTCAACGTTGATAAATACAATCGCTTCCCTAATCGATTCAACCCATTTCAACCCAGCGACGGATTGTATGGAAAAAGTAAAGTACCCTTTCTAAGCTCAGATCTTCTTAATGACTATAACCTTTTGCCATATCGACACTATGATCCTTATTTTATCTATTCTAAACAATCTCCGGCATTTCTGCCTTTTTTCGTCAACGTCGATAAATACAATCGCTTCCCTAATCGATTCAACCCATTTCAACCCAGCGACGGATTGTATGGAAAAAATAAAGTACCCTTTCTAAGCTCAGATCTTCTTAATGGTTATAACCTTTTGCCATATCGACACTATGATCCTTACTTTATCTATTCTAAACAATCTCCGGCATTTCTGCCGTTTTTCGTCAACGTCGATAAATACAATCGCTTCCCTAATCGATTCAACCCATTTCAACCCAGCGACGGATTGTATGGAAAAAATAAAGTACCCGTTCTAAGCTCAGATCTTCTTAATGATTATAACCTTTTGCCATATCGACACTATGATCCTTACCTTATCTATTCTAGAAAATCTCCTgcatttttgccttttttcgtcaACGTTGATAAATACAATCGCTTCCCTAATCGATTCAACCCATTTCAACCCAGCGACGGATTGTATGGAAAAAATACAGTACCCTTTCTAAGCTCAGATCTTCTTAATGATTATAACCTTTTGCCATATCGACACTATGATCCTTACCTTATCTATTCTAGACAATCTCCTGCATTTCTGCCTTTTTTCGTCAACGTTGATAAATACAATCGCTTCCCTAATCGATTCAAGCCATTTCAACCCAGCGACGGATTGTATGGAAAAAATAAAGTACTCTTTCTAAGCTCAGATCTTCTTTATGATTATAACCTTTTTCCATATCCTTGTTTCTTCGATTCTAAACAACCTCTTTTACTTCCTCCTTATTTTCTAGACGATTATAAGTACGATGTCTCGCCTAAGCAACTCCATCCATTACTACCTAGCTACAAATGGCCTGGAGAGAATAAAACACCCTTTCTAAGCTCAGATATTATTGGTAGTGATGACCTTCCACAATTTAGAGATGGTTTTCTCCTTCCTGCTCCTTATGACAATGAATACAGTATCCTATCTAAACAATCCAGCAGATGGTATCGCTCTGAATATTCTGGTAGCCAGTTTCGATCACCCTTTCTGAAAGATCAACTTTAG